One stretch of Excalfactoria chinensis isolate bCotChi1 chromosome 2, bCotChi1.hap2, whole genome shotgun sequence DNA includes these proteins:
- the KBTBD2 gene encoding kelch repeat and BTB domain-containing protein 2: MSTQDERQINSEYAVSLLEQLKFFYEQQLLTDIVLIVEGTEFPCHKMVLATCSSYFRAMFMSGLSESKQTHVHLRNVDAATLQIIITYAYTGNLAISDSTVEQLYETACFLQVDDVLQRCREYLIKKINAENCVRLLSFADLFSCEELKQSAKRMVEHKFTAVYHQEAFMQLSHDLLIDILSSDNLNVEKEETVREAAMLWLEYNTESRSQYLSSVLSQIRIDALSEVTQRAWFQGLPPNDKSVVVQGLYKSMPKFFKPRLGMTKEEMMIFIEAAAENPGSLYSSVCYSPQAEKVYKLCSPPADLHKVGTLVTPDNDIYIAGGQVPLKNAKTNHSKSSKLQAAFRTVNCFYWFDAQQNTWFPKTPMLFVRIKPSLVCCEGYIYAIGGDSVGGELNRRTVERYDTEKDEWTMVSPLPCAWQWSTAVAVHNCIYVMAHNLMYCYFPRSDAWVEMAMRQTSRCFASAAAFGDKIFYIGGLHIASNSGIRLPSSTVDGSSVTVEIYDVNKNEWRMAANIPAKRYSDPCVRAVVISNSLCVFIRETHMNERARYATYQYDLELDRWFLRQHISERVLWDLGKDFRCTVGKLYPSCLEESPWKPPTYLFSPDGADEFELDGEMVTLPPV, from the exons ATGTCTACCCAGGACGAGAGGCAGATAAATAGCGAATATGCTGTATCCTTGCTGGAGCAGTTAAAATTCTTTTATGAACAGCAGTTGCTGACTGACATAGTGTTGATTGTCGAGGGTACGGAATTCCCCTGCCATAAGATGGTTCTTGCGACATGCAGCTCGTACTTCAG agctATGTTCATGAGTGGGCTaagtgaaagcaaacaaacacacgTGCACCTGAGGAATGTGGATGCAGCCACTTTACAAATTATAATAACTTACGCATACACGGGTAACTTGGCAATAAGCGACAGCACAGTAGAACAGCTGTATGAAACTGCCTGCTTCTTACAG GTGGATGATGTGTTACAGCGGTGTAGAGAGTACTTAATCAAAAAAATTAATGCAGAAAATTGTGTGCGCCTGTTAAGTTTTGCTGACCTCTTCAGCTGTGAAGAGTTAAAACAGAGTGCTAAAAGAATGGTGGAGCACAAGTTCACAGCTGTGTACCACCAGGAGGCTTTCATGCAGCTGTCACATGATCTACTGATCGATATTTTAAGCAGTGACAATTTAAATGTGGAAAAGGAGGAGACGGTTCGTGAAGCTGCTATGCTATGGCTGGAGTACAACACGGAATCACGGTCACAGTATTTGTCCTCTGTTCTTAGCCAAATCCGAATCGATGCACTTTCAGAAGTAACGCAGAGGGCCTGGTTTCAAGGCTTACCACCCAATGATAAATCTGTGGTGGTGCAAGGACTGTACAAATCTATGCCCAAGTTTTTCAAGCCCAGACTTGGTATGACAAAAGAGGAGATGATGATATTCAttgaagctgctgctgaaaaccCCGGTAGTCTTTACTCTTCTGTCTGTTACAGCCCACAGGCAGAGAAAGTTTACAAGCTCTGCAGTCCTCCTGCTGACTTGCATAAGGTTGGAACGCTTGTAACTCCTGATAATGATATCTATATAGCAGGGGGGCAAGTTcctctgaaaaatgcaaaaaccAATCACAGTAAGAGCAGCAAGCTCCAGGCTGCCTTCAGAACTGTGAATTGCTTTTACTGGTTTGATGCACAGCAAAACACTTGGTTTCCAAAGACACCGATGCTCTTCGTTCGTATAAAGCCATCCCTGGTCTGCTGTGAAGGATACATCTATGCAATTGGAGGCGACAGTGTCGGTGGAGAGCTCAACAGgagaactgtggaaagataCGACACTGAAAAAGATGAGTGGACCATGGTAAGCCCGTTGCCTTGTGCGTGGCAATGGAGCACGGCGGTAGCAGTTCACAACTGCATTTATGTAATGGCGCACAACTTGATGTACTGTTACTTTCCCAGGTCAGATGCTTGGGTAGAAATGGCTATGCGACAAACAAGTAGATGTTTTGCTTCAGCTGCCGCTTTTGGTGATAAAATATTCTATATTGGAGGACTACATATTGCCAGCAATTCTGGTATAAGACTCCCAAGTAGTACTGTAGATGGGTCTTCCGTAACTGTGGAAATCTACGAcgtgaataaaaatgaatggagaATGGCAGCTAATATCCCTGCCAAGCGCTATTCTGACCCGTGCGTTAGAGCTGTTGTCATCTCTAACTCTTTGTGTGTCTTCATACGAGAAACCCACATGAATGAGAGAGCGAGGTATGCCACCTATCAATACGACCTGGAGCTCGACCGCTGGTTTCTAAGACAGCATATATCGGAGCGTGTGTTGTGGGACTTGGGGAAGGACTTTCGGTGCACTGTAGGAAAGCTGTACCCATCTTGCCTTGAAGAGTCCCCGTGGAAACCTCCAACGTATCTCTTCTCACCAGATGGAGCCGATGAATTTGAGCTGGACGGGGAGATGGTTACTTTACCACCTGTATAG